A DNA window from Primulina tabacum isolate GXHZ01 unplaced genomic scaffold, ASM2559414v2 Contig1373, whole genome shotgun sequence contains the following coding sequences:
- the LOC142536556 gene encoding protein Ycf2-like: MVERKNLYLRGLLPIPMNSIGPRNDTLEESVGSSNINRLIVSLLYLPKGKKISESCFLNPKESTWVLPITKKCSMPESNWGSRWWRNWKKKRDSSCKISNETIAGIEILFKEKDIKYLEFIFVYYMDDPIRKDHDWELFDRLSLRKRRNRINLNSGPLFEILVKHWISYLMSAFREKIPIEVEGFFKQQRAGSTIQSNEHVSHLFSRNKWALSLQNCAQFHMWKFRQDPFVSWGKNPHESDFLRNVSRENLIWLDNVWLVNKDRFFRKVRNVSSNIQYDSTRSSFVQVTDSSQPKGSSDQSRDHLDSISNEDSEYHTLINQREIQQLKERSILWDPSFLQTEGTEIESDRFPKCLSGYSSMSRLFTEREKQMINHLLPEEIEEFLGNPTRSVRSFFSDRWSELHLGSNPTERSTRDQKLLKKQQDPSFVPSRRLEKKELVNIFKIITYLQNTVSIHPISSDPGCDRVLKDEPDMDSSNKISFLNKNPFFYLFHLFHDRNRGGYTLHRDFESEERFQEMADLFTLSITEPDLVYHKGFAFSIDSYGLDQKQFLNEARDESKKKSLLVLPPIFYEDESFSRRIRKRWVRISCGNDLKDPKQKMVVFASNNIMEAVNQYRLIRNLIQIQYSTYGYIRNILNRVFLMNRSDRNFEYGIQRDQIGKDTLNHRTIMKYTINQPLSNLKKSQKKWFDPLILISRTERSMNGDPDAYRYKWSNGSKNFQEDLEHFVSEQKSRISWRILQKKWCLPQWNLISEISSKCFHNLLLSEEMIHRNNESPLISTHLRSPNVWEFLYSILFLLLVAGYLVRTYLIFVARASSELQTEFEKVKSLMIPSSMIELRKLLYRYPTSEPNSFWLKNLFLVALEELGDSLEEIRASGGNMLGPAYGVKSIRSKKKYLNINLIDIIDLIPNPINRITFSRNTRHLSHTSKEIYSLIRKRKNVNGDWIDDKIESWVANSDSIDDEEREFLVQFSALTAEKGIDQILLSLTHSDHLSKNDSGYQMIEQPGAIYLRYLVDIHKKYLLNYEFNTSCLAERRVFLAHYQTITYSQTSCGTSTLHFPSHGKPFSLRLALSPSRGILVIGSIGTGRSYLVKYLATNSYVPFITVFLNKVLDNKPKGFLIDDIDIDDSDDIDASDDIDASDDIDRDLDTELELLSMMNALTMDMMPEIDRSYITLQFELAKAMSPCIIWIPNIHDLD; encoded by the exons ATGGTCGAAAGAAAGAATCTCTATTTGAGGGGGCTTCTTCCTATACCTATGAATTCCATTGGACCCAGAAATGATACATTGGAAGAATCGGTTGGGTCTTCCAATATCAATAGGTTGATTGTTTCGCTCCTGTATCttccaaaaggaaaaaagatcTCTGAGAGTTGTTTCCTGAATCCGAAAGAGAGTACTTGGGTTCTCCCAATAACTAAAAAGTGTAGCATGCCTGAATCTAACTGGGGTTCGCGGTGGTGGAGGAACTGGAAAAAAAAGAGGGATTCTAGTTGTAAGATATCTAATGAAACCATCGCTGGAATTGAGATCTTATTCAAAGAGAAAGATATCAAATATCTGGagtttatttttgtatattatatggATGATCCCATCCGCAAGGACCATGATTGGGAATTGTTTGATCGTCTTTCTCTGAGGAAGAGGCGAAATAGAATCAACTTGAATTCGGGACCGCTATTCGAAATCTTAGTGAAACACTGGATTTCTTATCTCATGTCTGCTTTTCGTGAAAAAATACCAATTGAAGTGGAGGGTTTCTTCAAACAACAAAGGGCTGGGTCAACTATTCAATCAAATGAGCATGTTTCCCATCTCTTCTCGAGAAACAAGTGGGCTCTTTCTTTGCAAAATTGTGCTCAATTTCATATGTGGAAATTCCGCCAAGATCCCTTCGTTAGTTGGGGGAAGAATCCGCACGAATCGGATTTTTTGAGGAACGTATCGAGAGAGAATTTGATTTGGTTAGACAATGTGTGGTTGGTAAACAAGGATCGGTTTTTTAGAAAGGTACGGAATGTATCGTCAAATATTCAATATGATTCCACAAGATCTAGTTTCGTTCAAGTAACGGATTCTAGCCAACCGAAAGGATCTTCTGATCAATCCAGAGATCATTTGGATTCCATTAGTAATGAGGATTCGGAATATCACACATTGATCAATCAAAGAGAGAttcaacaactaaaagaaagaTCGATTCTTTGGGATCCTTCCTTTCTTCAAACGGAAGGAACAGAGATAGAATCAGACCGATTCCCGAAATGCCTTTCTGGATATTCCTCAATGTCCCGGCTATTCACGGAACGTGAGAAGCAGATGATTAATCATCTGCTTCCGGAAGAAATCGAAGAATTTCTTGGGAATCCTACAAGATCCGTTCGTTCTTTTTTCTCTGATAGATGGTCAGAACTTCATCTGGGTTCGAATCCTACTGAGAGATCCACTAGAGATcagaaattgttgaagaaacaACAAGATCCTTCTTTTGTCCCTTCCAGGCGATTGGAAAAGAAAGAACTGGTTAATATATTCAAGATAATTACGTATTTACAAAATACTGTCTCAATTCATCCTATTTCATCAGATCCGGGGTGTGATAGGGTTCTGAAGGATGAACCGGATATGGACAGTTCCAATAAGATTTCATTCTTGAACAAaaatccatttttttatttatttcatctatTCCATGACCGGAACAGGGGAGGATACACGTTACACCGCGATTTTGAATCAGAAGAGAGATTTCAAGAAATGGCAGATCTATTCACTCTATCAATAACCGAGCCGGATCTGGTGTATCATAAGGGATTTGCTTTTTCTATTGATTCCTACGGATTGGATCAAAAACAATTCTTGAATGAGGCCAGGGATGaatcgaaaaagaaatcttTATTGGTTCTACCTCCTATTTTTTATGAAGATGAATCTTTTTCTCGAAGGATCAGAAAAAGATGGGTCCGGATCTCCTGCGGGAATGATTTGAAAGAtccaaaacaaaaaatggtGGTATTTGCTAGCAACAACATAATGGAGGCAGTCAATCAATATAGATTGATCCGAAATCTGATTCAAATCCAATATAGTACCTATGGGTACATAAGAAATATATTGAATCGAGTCTTTTTAATGAATAGATCCGATCGCAACTTCGAATATGGAATTCAAAGGGATCAAATAGGAAAGGATACTCTGAATCATAGAACTATAATGAAATATACGATCAACCAACCTTTATCGAATTTGAAAAAGAGTCAGAAGAAATGGTTCGATCCTCTTATCTTGATTTCTCGAACCGAGAGATCCATGAATGGGGATCCTGATGCATATAGATACAAATGGTCCAATGGGAGCAAGAATTTCCAGGAAGATTTGGAACATTTCGTTTCTGAGCAGAAGAGCC GTATATCATGGCGAATTCTTCAGAAAAAATGGTGTCTTCCACAATGGAATCTGATAAGTGAGATTTCGAGTAAGTGTTTCCATAATCTTCTTCTGTCCGAAGAAATGATTCATCGAAATAATGAGTCACCATTGATATCGACACATCTGAGATCGCCAAATGTTTGGGAGTTCCTCTATTCAatccttttccttcttcttgttgCTGGATATCTCGTTCGTACATATCTTATCTTTGTTGCCCGGGCCTCTAGTGAGTTACAGACAGAGTTCGAAAAGGTCAAATCTTTGATGATTCCATCATCTATGATTGAGTTGCGAAAACTTCTGTATAGGTATCCTACATCTGAACCGAATTCTTTCTGGTTAAAGAATCTCTTTCTAGTTGCTCTGGAAGAATTAGGAGATTCTCTAGAAGAAATACGGGCTTCTGGTGGCAACATGCTTGGTCCCGCTTATGGGGTCAAATCGATACGTTctaagaagaaatatttgaatatcaatCTCATCGATATCATCGATCTCATACCAAATCCCATCAATCGAATCACTTTTTCGAGAAATACGAGACATCTAAGTCATACAAGTAAAGAGATCTATTCattgataagaaaaagaaaaaacgtgAACGGGGATTGGATTGATGATAAAATAGAATCCTGGGTCGCGAACAGTGATTCGATTGATGATGAAGAAAGAGAATTCTTGGTTCAGTTCTCCGCCTTAACGGCAGAAAAAGGGATTGATCAAATTCTATTGAGTCTGACTCATAGTGATCATTTATCAAAGAATGACTCTGgttatcaaatgattgaacaaccGGGAGCAATTTACTTACGATACTTAGTTGACATTCATAAAAAGTATCTATTGAATTATGAGTTCAATACATCCTGTTTAGCAGAAAGACGGGTATTCCTGGCTCATTATCAGACAATCACTTATTCACAAACTTCGTGCGGGACTAGTACTTTGCATTTCCCATCTCATGGAAAACCCTTTTCGCTCCGCTTAGCCTTATCCCCCTCTAGGGGGATTTTAGTGATAGGTTCTATAGGAACTGGACGATCCTATTTGGTCAAATACCTAGCGACAAACTCCTATGTTCCTTTCATTACGGTATTTCTGAACAAGGTCCTGGATAACAAGCCTAAAGGTTTTCTTATTGATGATATCGATATTGATGATAGTGACGATATTGATGCTAGTGACGAT